In Altererythrobacter rubellus, the following are encoded in one genomic region:
- a CDS encoding TIGR02300 family protein, protein MAKPEWGTKRSCPKCGERFYDLGKDDPATCIECGEEWHPEPVLKPKQPIPFEDEKKKDVEPDSDLSGDDDDDLKDLENIDDAEDSPDNDVDLGGDDDLGVSKGKGDDEEDDS, encoded by the coding sequence ATGGCTAAGCCAGAATGGGGCACCAAGCGTTCCTGCCCTAAATGCGGGGAACGTTTTTACGATCTGGGCAAGGATGACCCTGCGACCTGCATCGAATGCGGTGAAGAATGGCATCCTGAGCCGGTTCTCAAACCGAAGCAGCCGATTCCGTTCGAAGACGAGAAGAAGAAGGACGTAGAACCGGATAGCGATCTGAGCGGCGACGATGATGATGATCTGAAGGATCTGGAAAACATCGATGACGCAGAAGATTCGCCAGACAATGATGTTGATCTCGGCGGTGACGATGACCTTGGCGTAAGCAAGGGCAAGGGCGACGACGAAGAAGACGATAGCTAA
- the aroA gene encoding 3-phosphoshikimate 1-carboxyvinyltransferase, producing the protein MPSHRFTFSGPLTGRLRVPGDKSISHRSIMFGALAIGETRVTGLLEGEDVMATTAAMRAMGARIEKSGETWHIHGVGVGGLLQPDAPLDMGNSGTSTRLLMGLIASHGITAQFTGDASLSKRPMGRVITPLSQMGANFDASEGGTLPLTMHGALPAVPITYRLPVASAQVKSAVLLAGLNTPGITTVIEPVPTRDHSERMLRGFGAELKVEEVDGERVIRIHGDAELKPQDVVVPGDPSSAAFFIVAALITEGSDLVIENVGLNQTRAGLIEVLRAMGGQIEELDRREVGGEPVADLRVKHSALTGIDVDPEVAPSMIDEFPVLFVAAALAKGTTTTSGLDELRVKESDRLSAMADALTLAGARVEERGDGLVIHGSGGDPLPGTSGVPVTTHLDHRIAMAMAVAGNASRKGVEVDDTSPIQTSFPNFMHLLAKAAA; encoded by the coding sequence TTGCCCAGCCATAGATTCACTTTTTCAGGACCTCTGACGGGGCGCTTGCGCGTGCCAGGGGACAAATCAATCAGTCATCGATCGATTATGTTCGGTGCGCTGGCCATTGGCGAAACCCGCGTCACCGGCTTGCTCGAAGGCGAAGACGTGATGGCGACCACCGCCGCTATGCGCGCCATGGGTGCAAGGATCGAAAAATCCGGCGAGACATGGCACATCCATGGCGTGGGTGTAGGAGGGTTGCTGCAACCTGACGCGCCGCTCGACATGGGCAATAGCGGCACCAGCACGCGCCTGCTGATGGGGCTGATCGCCAGCCATGGGATAACCGCGCAGTTCACAGGAGATGCTAGCCTGTCGAAGCGTCCGATGGGCCGCGTGATCACACCGCTGAGCCAGATGGGCGCAAATTTTGATGCGTCTGAGGGCGGAACCTTGCCGCTGACCATGCATGGTGCCCTTCCCGCAGTACCGATTACCTATCGCCTGCCGGTGGCGAGCGCTCAGGTAAAAAGCGCGGTGCTGCTCGCAGGCCTCAACACGCCGGGTATTACAACCGTGATCGAACCCGTTCCGACGCGCGATCATTCCGAGCGGATGTTGCGCGGCTTTGGCGCTGAGCTGAAAGTCGAAGAGGTAGATGGAGAGCGTGTGATCCGAATCCACGGCGATGCGGAGTTGAAGCCACAAGATGTGGTCGTTCCGGGTGATCCATCATCAGCGGCCTTCTTTATCGTTGCTGCACTGATCACCGAGGGTAGCGATCTTGTCATCGAAAATGTCGGTCTTAATCAGACACGAGCGGGTCTGATCGAAGTGCTGCGCGCGATGGGCGGACAGATCGAGGAACTGGACCGACGCGAGGTTGGCGGTGAACCCGTTGCCGATCTTAGGGTCAAGCACTCTGCACTTACCGGAATCGATGTCGATCCTGAGGTTGCGCCCAGCATGATCGATGAGTTTCCAGTGCTGTTTGTCGCCGCCGCCTTGGCGAAGGGGACGACCACCACCAGCGGCCTAGACGAATTGCGTGTCAAGGAGAGCGATCGCCTGTCTGCAATGGCGGATGCGCTGACTTTGGCCGGCGCGCGAGTTGAAGAGCGCGGGGATGGCTTGGTTATCCACGGCAGTGGCGGCGATCCCCTGCCCGGCACGTCTGGTGTGCCCGTGACCACGCATTTGGACCACCGCATTGCCATGGCGATGGCAGTGGCCGGAAACGCCAGCCGCAAAGGAGTCGAAGTGGACGACACCTCCCCAATCCAGACGAGCTTCCCTAACTTCATGCACCTGCTCGCGAAGGCTGCGGCATGA
- a CDS encoding CBU_0592 family membrane protein produces MSEAMDIYSLIGFVGMACIIEAYFYLTATDEPNPFILHGTNLVGAALLTMSLLVHTNWPSLVLEGFWAAIAIWGLWKAVKSRKAKS; encoded by the coding sequence ATGAGCGAAGCAATGGACATCTATAGCCTGATCGGCTTTGTCGGGATGGCCTGCATCATCGAGGCATATTTCTATCTGACCGCGACGGACGAGCCCAATCCGTTCATTCTGCATGGGACCAATCTGGTGGGGGCGGCGCTGCTCACCATGTCTCTACTCGTCCACACCAATTGGCCCAGCCTGGTGCTCGAAGGTTTTTGGGCCGCGATTGCGATCTGGGGCTTGTGGAAGGCTGTAAAGTCGCGGAAAGCGAAGTCATGA
- a CDS encoding (d)CMP kinase — protein sequence MIIAVDGLTASGKGTIAKAIAEHFELPYLDTGLLYRAVGYQTVADGGDPDSPEDALAACEFRSDLLRSSALRSEETGGYASRVSVHPEVRQALLERQRAFAQQPGGAVLDGRDIGTVIAPEAEVKLFITASVQERARRRWLEMQGREIDIPLDDIERDIAARDARDINRKDAPLRAAPDAMVIDTTAFGKEQAIDAAIEAVRQALR from the coding sequence ATGATCATCGCAGTCGACGGACTCACTGCTTCTGGCAAAGGCACTATCGCAAAGGCTATTGCCGAGCATTTCGAGCTACCCTATCTTGATACAGGCCTGCTCTATCGCGCGGTCGGCTATCAGACGGTGGCTGACGGCGGCGATCCGGATAGCCCCGAAGATGCGCTCGCGGCTTGCGAATTTCGCAGCGATTTGCTGCGATCCTCAGCCCTACGCAGTGAAGAAACAGGCGGATACGCGAGCCGTGTGTCCGTGCACCCCGAAGTTCGCCAAGCACTACTTGAGCGTCAGCGTGCCTTTGCGCAGCAGCCCGGCGGCGCAGTGCTGGACGGGCGAGATATCGGCACAGTGATCGCGCCAGAAGCCGAAGTGAAACTGTTCATCACGGCCAGCGTGCAGGAACGCGCGCGGCGGCGCTGGCTCGAGATGCAAGGGCGCGAAATCGACATTCCGCTGGACGATATCGAACGCGATATCGCCGCTCGCGATGCGCGCGATATCAACCGCAAGGATGCACCATTGCGCGCAGCGCCCGATGCGATGGTGATCGACACCACTGCATTCGGCAAGGAGCAGGCGATTGATGCTGCAATAGAAGCTGTCCGCCAAGCGCTGCGCTAG
- the rpsA gene encoding 30S ribosomal protein S1, which produces MATSPNPTRDDFEALLNEQLGGAEDGGFEGRVVKGTVTAIENGMAMIDVGLKSEGRVSLKEFSRGEDDHGLTVGSEVEVFVDRVENADGEAMLSRDRARREAAWDKLENEFGEGKRVDGRIFGRVKGGFTVDLDGAVAFLPGSQVDIRPVRDVTPLMDVPQPFQVLKMDRRRGNIVVSRRAVLEETRAEQRSELINDLAEGQVMDGVVKNITDYGAFVDLGGIDGLLHVTDMSYKRVNHPSEIIEIGQTVTVQIVRINEDTQRISLGMKQLESDPWDGVAAKYPVGAKLSGTVTNITEYGAFVELEAGIEGLVHVSEMSWTKKNVHPGKIVSTSQEVEVLVLEVDSEKRRISLGLKQAQGNPWEDFAQKHPVGTEVTGEVKNATEFGLFIGLEGDVDGMVHMSDIAWGISGEDALALHRKGEEVKAIVLDVDVEKERISLGMKQLEKGAPSADGADSSALRKGQTVTVTVLEVRDGGLEVQIGDDGATGFIKRSDLGRDRDEQRPDRFQVGSKVDAMITGFDRSKKPNFSIKARQIAEEKEAVQQFGSSDSGASLGDILGEALKKGE; this is translated from the coding sequence ATGGCGACTTCGCCTAACCCTACGCGCGACGATTTCGAAGCGCTTCTTAACGAACAACTCGGAGGTGCAGAAGATGGTGGCTTTGAAGGCCGCGTCGTAAAAGGCACCGTGACCGCCATCGAAAACGGCATGGCGATGATCGATGTGGGCCTGAAATCAGAAGGCCGCGTCTCACTCAAAGAATTTTCCCGTGGCGAAGACGATCACGGCTTGACTGTCGGCAGCGAAGTCGAAGTCTTTGTCGACCGTGTCGAGAACGCAGACGGCGAAGCCATGCTCAGCCGCGACCGCGCGCGCCGCGAAGCTGCCTGGGACAAGCTTGAAAACGAATTTGGCGAAGGCAAGCGCGTAGACGGCCGTATCTTTGGCCGCGTCAAGGGCGGCTTCACTGTCGATCTCGACGGTGCCGTAGCCTTCCTGCCCGGTTCACAGGTCGACATCCGCCCGGTTCGCGATGTCACTCCGCTGATGGATGTGCCGCAACCGTTCCAGGTCCTGAAAATGGATCGTCGCCGTGGCAACATCGTCGTTTCACGTCGTGCGGTTCTCGAAGAAACCCGTGCGGAACAGCGCAGCGAGCTGATCAATGATCTGGCTGAAGGTCAGGTTATGGACGGCGTGGTCAAGAACATCACCGATTACGGTGCATTCGTTGACCTGGGTGGCATCGACGGCCTGCTCCACGTCACCGACATGAGCTACAAGCGCGTCAATCACCCGAGCGAGATCATCGAGATCGGCCAGACCGTTACTGTACAGATTGTCCGTATCAACGAAGACACGCAGCGCATCAGCCTGGGCATGAAGCAGCTCGAAAGCGATCCATGGGATGGCGTGGCCGCGAAATATCCGGTTGGCGCGAAACTGTCTGGCACAGTCACCAACATCACCGAATATGGTGCCTTTGTTGAACTGGAAGCTGGCATCGAAGGCCTGGTCCACGTTTCCGAAATGAGCTGGACGAAGAAGAACGTGCACCCTGGCAAGATCGTTTCGACCAGCCAGGAAGTCGAAGTTCTGGTTCTCGAAGTCGATAGCGAGAAGCGCCGCATTTCGCTTGGCCTCAAGCAAGCTCAGGGTAACCCTTGGGAAGATTTCGCACAGAAGCACCCAGTCGGCACTGAAGTCACCGGCGAAGTCAAAAACGCGACCGAATTCGGCCTGTTCATCGGCTTGGAAGGCGACGTCGACGGCATGGTCCACATGTCAGACATCGCATGGGGCATCTCGGGCGAGGACGCATTGGCGCTGCACCGCAAGGGTGAAGAGGTCAAAGCAATCGTTCTCGACGTCGACGTCGAGAAAGAGCGTATCAGCCTCGGCATGAAGCAGCTTGAAAAGGGTGCGCCTTCGGCAGACGGCGCAGACTCAAGTGCACTGCGCAAAGGCCAGACCGTTACTGTCACTGTCCTCGAAGTTCGCGATGGCGGCCTCGAAGTTCAGATCGGCGACGACGGCGCAACCGGCTTTATCAAGCGTTCCGATCTTGGTCGTGACCGTGACGAGCAACGCCCGGATCGCTTCCAGGTCGGCTCGAAGGTCGACGCCATGATCACCGGCTTTGACCGTTCGAAGAAGCCTAACTTCTCCATCAAGGCACGTCAGATCGCTGAAGAGAAGGAAGCAGTGCAGCAGTTCGGATCTTCCGACAGCGGCGCTTCGCTCGGCGACATCCTTGGCGAAGCCTTGAAGAAGGGCGAATAA
- the gloB gene encoding hydroxyacylglutathione hydrolase encodes MTIQIHQFPCLSDNYGFLIHDPASGETAAIDTPDAKEYLKQAEAKGWTITHTWNTHWHPDHAGGNKAIVEATGAKVIAPKEVEKLSEIDQVVAHGDIVSLGGFKADVIDVSGHTNGHIAFHIPDAGVAFVGDSVFALGCGRMFEGEPKQFWDSLSRIKQFPPETMLYCAHEYTTSNAKFALHADPDNAALQAYSDEIDAKRAKDEPTVPTRLARELETNPFLRADDPVLMARWGGDAPYETFAALRAAKDKF; translated from the coding sequence ATGACTATACAAATCCACCAATTCCCGTGCCTGTCCGACAACTACGGATTCCTCATTCACGATCCGGCAAGCGGTGAAACCGCGGCGATCGATACGCCGGATGCGAAGGAATATTTGAAACAAGCCGAGGCCAAAGGCTGGACCATCACGCACACCTGGAACACGCATTGGCATCCCGATCATGCAGGCGGTAACAAGGCTATCGTCGAGGCCACCGGCGCAAAGGTGATCGCGCCCAAGGAAGTCGAGAAACTTTCCGAGATCGATCAGGTCGTGGCCCATGGCGACATCGTTTCGCTGGGCGGCTTCAAGGCCGATGTGATCGATGTTTCGGGCCACACTAACGGCCATATTGCGTTTCACATCCCCGACGCTGGTGTCGCCTTCGTCGGCGACAGTGTGTTCGCGCTGGGCTGCGGCAGAATGTTCGAAGGCGAGCCCAAGCAATTCTGGGACAGTCTATCGCGGATCAAGCAATTCCCGCCGGAAACCATGCTGTATTGCGCGCACGAATACACCACTTCCAACGCGAAATTCGCTCTACACGCGGATCCCGACAATGCGGCACTGCAAGCCTATTCGGACGAGATCGATGCCAAGCGCGCGAAGGACGAACCGACCGTACCGACACGGCTTGCGCGCGAGCTTGAGACGAACCCCTTCCTGCGCGCTGACGATCCGGTACTGATGGCGAGGTGGGGCGGAGATGCTCCGTACGAGACATTTGCGGCGCTGCGGGCCGCGAAAGACAAATTCTAA
- a CDS encoding NADPH:quinone oxidoreductase family protein, with protein MKALRVLELTEDLSGVSLNEVKPPERIPGEVLVRVRAASLNFPDLLMTQGKYQFKPRPPFTSGLELAGEVIEADTNSVFKPGDKVIGGNKTGAFAEFACVPERGLSPLPVGISFAEGAAMGAAYSTAYTGLIELCGLKAGQWVLVTGASGGVGLAAVNLAKAMGAKVIAATGVDAKRAQIEQLYAPDAVIVSEGRFREQVSEITGGKLCDVVFDPVGGDVFDECTRCVSFAGKLVVVGFTSGRIADIATNIPLIKGFSIVGLRAGEYSRRFPERGAAISGEIAKLASEDRIKPAIDRMLPLSQWREGFEAMANRELVGKVVFELGE; from the coding sequence ATGAAGGCGCTACGCGTCTTGGAGCTTACAGAGGATTTGTCAGGCGTATCCTTGAACGAAGTCAAGCCGCCTGAACGCATACCCGGCGAAGTTCTGGTTCGCGTTCGCGCCGCTTCGCTCAACTTCCCTGACCTGCTAATGACGCAGGGAAAATACCAGTTCAAACCCCGGCCGCCGTTTACCAGCGGGCTGGAACTGGCAGGCGAAGTCATTGAAGCAGACACTAATAGCGTCTTCAAACCTGGCGACAAAGTGATTGGCGGCAACAAGACCGGCGCCTTCGCCGAGTTTGCCTGCGTGCCAGAGCGCGGCCTGAGCCCCCTTCCCGTTGGAATAAGCTTTGCCGAAGGCGCGGCCATGGGCGCGGCTTACTCAACAGCTTACACCGGCTTGATCGAACTGTGCGGTCTTAAGGCAGGCCAGTGGGTACTAGTAACGGGGGCGAGCGGCGGCGTGGGACTGGCTGCCGTTAATCTCGCCAAGGCGATGGGCGCAAAGGTAATCGCAGCGACAGGCGTCGATGCAAAGCGCGCGCAGATCGAGCAGCTCTATGCGCCAGATGCGGTGATCGTTAGCGAAGGCCGCTTCCGCGAACAGGTTAGCGAGATTACCGGCGGCAAGCTGTGCGATGTCGTGTTCGACCCGGTGGGCGGCGATGTGTTCGATGAATGCACGCGCTGCGTCAGCTTTGCGGGCAAGTTGGTGGTGGTTGGATTTACCAGCGGGCGGATCGCTGACATCGCGACCAATATCCCGCTGATAAAGGGCTTTTCTATCGTAGGTCTACGCGCGGGAGAGTACTCGCGGCGTTTCCCGGAGCGCGGTGCCGCGATCAGTGGCGAAATAGCAAAACTTGCCAGCGAAGATCGCATCAAACCTGCAATCGATCGCATGCTGCCACTCTCACAGTGGCGCGAAGGCTTCGAAGCTATGGCCAACCGTGAACTGGTCGGCAAAGTAGTGTTTGAGCTGGGCGAATAG
- a CDS encoding ATPase: protein MPQIAQLAEVWSSQVFWTLIFFGLTFFVIGRGMVPKVMETVALRDKQIADDLAAAQAARDIADEQEEAWRKRENKNHAKAQAVIAKAKADAAAKNEKKIAAAQKRLDKKLAEAEQRIGEARGAAMAEVEGVAAEAAQDIVARIAGASVDGAAAKAAVKEAMTNG from the coding sequence ATGCCTCAGATAGCTCAACTTGCCGAAGTCTGGTCCAGCCAGGTCTTCTGGACACTGATCTTCTTCGGTCTCACTTTCTTCGTCATCGGGCGCGGAATGGTGCCGAAGGTGATGGAGACCGTGGCTTTGCGTGACAAGCAGATCGCAGACGATCTGGCTGCCGCTCAAGCTGCGCGTGACATTGCTGACGAGCAGGAAGAGGCATGGCGCAAGCGCGAGAATAAGAACCATGCGAAGGCGCAGGCCGTGATCGCCAAAGCCAAGGCGGATGCCGCGGCTAAGAATGAAAAGAAGATCGCCGCCGCGCAGAAGCGACTGGACAAGAAGCTGGCAGAAGCAGAGCAGCGGATCGGTGAAGCGCGCGGTGCGGCAATGGCCGAAGTAGAGGGCGTGGCTGCTGAGGCAGCGCAGGATATCGTGGCGCGTATTGCTGGAGCATCGGTTGATGGTGCAGCTGCAAAGGCCGCGGTGAAGGAGGCCATGACCAATGGTTGA
- a CDS encoding F0F1 ATP synthase subunit C — MEPAAAQLIGAGLAAIGCGAAAIGVGNVFGSFLESALRNPGAADSQQGRLFIGFAAAELLGLLAFVVAMILIFVA; from the coding sequence ATGGAACCAGCAGCAGCACAGCTTATCGGTGCCGGTCTCGCAGCGATTGGTTGCGGCGCCGCAGCCATCGGTGTGGGCAACGTTTTCGGCTCTTTCCTTGAGTCAGCATTGCGTAACCCGGGCGCAGCAGACAGCCAGCAGGGCCGTCTGTTCATCGGCTTCGCCGCAGCAGAACTTCTCGGTCTGCTGGCCTTCGTCGTTGCGATGATCCTGATCTTCGTTGCTTAA
- a CDS encoding F0F1 ATP synthase subunit A, translated as MKQFAIEPLFGTGDFTVAGYNLAFTNSALWMLIATVLLWVFVAGGMKRQLVPGRWQMAVESFTGFIDDLLEANVGREGRKYVPYIFSLFMFILFANLLGLLPVGVVPGVHAFTFTSHFTVTGVLAILSFAIVLIVGFWKHGLHFFSLFVPHGTPLWLIWLIPVIELISFLVRPFSLALRLFVAMMAGHVLLKVLASFVIGSVNAGAVYGGFIGIPSLILMVAISALEILVAGIQAYVFALLTSLYINDAENLH; from the coding sequence ATGAAGCAATTCGCCATTGAGCCGTTGTTCGGCACAGGCGATTTCACGGTGGCCGGTTACAATCTCGCTTTTACCAATTCCGCACTGTGGATGCTGATTGCCACTGTGCTGCTTTGGGTATTCGTCGCAGGCGGCATGAAGCGTCAGCTCGTGCCTGGCCGCTGGCAGATGGCCGTCGAGAGCTTCACCGGCTTTATTGATGACTTGCTGGAAGCCAATGTGGGCAGGGAAGGGCGCAAATATGTGCCTTACATCTTCAGCCTTTTCATGTTCATCCTATTCGCCAACCTGTTGGGCCTTTTGCCAGTGGGTGTGGTGCCTGGTGTCCACGCCTTCACCTTTACCAGCCACTTCACGGTAACCGGCGTTCTGGCGATCCTCAGCTTTGCGATCGTTTTGATCGTTGGTTTCTGGAAGCACGGCCTGCACTTTTTCAGCCTGTTCGTGCCGCACGGCACGCCGCTGTGGCTGATCTGGCTTATCCCGGTGATCGAGTTGATCTCTTTCCTCGTTCGTCCGTTCAGCCTGGCGTTGCGTCTGTTCGTTGCCATGATGGCCGGCCACGTACTGTTGAAAGTGCTCGCCAGCTTCGTGATTGGCAGTGTCAATGCGGGCGCGGTTTACGGTGGCTTTATCGGTATCCCAAGCTTGATCCTGATGGTTGCCATCAGCGCGCTGGAAATCCTGGTCGCGGGAATTCAGGCCTATGTTTTCGCTCTTCTGACGTCGCTGTACATCAACGACGCAGAGAATCTTCACTGA
- a CDS encoding AtpZ/AtpI family protein gives MSEEKPAREPIAEDARIDALEARLKAAREREEERNQPKVQGADANYRMGNRVLADLLGGIFGGFVIGWVIDHFAGTSPWGLLVMLFLGIIVAFRNVIRSANAHSADPDKDQ, from the coding sequence ATGAGTGAAGAAAAACCCGCACGAGAACCCATCGCTGAGGATGCGCGAATTGACGCGCTCGAAGCGCGGCTGAAGGCCGCACGCGAGCGTGAAGAGGAACGCAACCAGCCAAAGGTGCAGGGTGCTGATGCGAATTATCGCATGGGCAACCGGGTGCTGGCGGATCTGCTTGGTGGGATCTTTGGCGGCTTTGTTATCGGCTGGGTGATTGATCACTTCGCTGGAACATCGCCCTGGGGCCTGTTGGTGATGCTGTTCCTCGGGATCATTGTTGCCTTCAGAAACGTTATTCGTTCAGCAAACGCGCACTCTGCCGATCCTGACAAGGATCAGTAA
- a CDS encoding YdbL family protein codes for MGEKMDGYLAIVGSATPELQRLVSDINIKRRAVYAQQARENGVTFEEYALSTGCQLILKTVPGEMYQAPDGSWQTRTSASPLRDSRFPPG; via the coding sequence GTGGGCGAGAAAATGGACGGCTATCTAGCAATAGTAGGTTCCGCGACCCCCGAACTTCAACGGTTGGTGAGCGACATCAATATCAAGCGTCGAGCAGTCTATGCACAGCAAGCCCGCGAGAATGGCGTAACGTTTGAAGAATACGCGCTGTCGACTGGTTGCCAGCTGATTCTCAAGACAGTGCCGGGGGAGATGTATCAGGCACCTGATGGTTCGTGGCAAACGCGCACATCGGCCTCGCCGCTGCGCGATTCGCGCTTTCCTCCGGGCTAA
- the purB gene encoding adenylosuccinate lyase, with the protein MVPRYARPAMTAIWEPESKYEIWFLIEAHATQKLADLGVVPESGAKALWDWWATGPKIDVAAIDAKEAVLKHDVIAFLDWVAEQVGPEARFMHQGMTSSDVLDTTLAVQLVRATDILLEDMDALLAAIKRRAEEHKFTPTIGRSHGIHAEPVTFGLKLAQAYAEFDRCKTRLVNARAEIATCAISGAVGTFANIDPSVEEYVAEQLGLTPEPVSTQIIPRDRHAMYFSTLAVVASSIERLAVEVRHLQRTEVLEAEEYFAPGQKGSSAMPHKRNPILTENLTGQARMIRGYAVPALENVALWHERDISHSSVERFIGPDATITLDFALARLTGVVDKLLVYPERMQKNLDMMGGLVHSQRVLLALTQAGITRDNAYRLVQRNAMKVWESDGKLSLLELLKADEEVTAALSTEELEEKFNLDYHFKHVDTVFARVFGS; encoded by the coding sequence ATGGTTCCTCGCTATGCCCGCCCTGCCATGACGGCGATTTGGGAGCCGGAGAGCAAATATGAAATCTGGTTCCTGATCGAAGCGCATGCGACGCAGAAGCTCGCCGATCTGGGCGTTGTACCGGAAAGCGGGGCGAAAGCGCTGTGGGACTGGTGGGCAACCGGACCCAAGATCGATGTGGCCGCAATTGATGCCAAGGAAGCCGTTCTCAAGCACGATGTGATCGCGTTCCTTGACTGGGTGGCAGAACAAGTTGGCCCCGAGGCACGCTTCATGCACCAAGGCATGACCAGCAGCGACGTACTCGACACCACGCTCGCGGTGCAGCTGGTGCGGGCAACCGACATTTTGCTGGAAGATATGGATGCACTACTTGCGGCGATCAAACGCCGCGCAGAGGAGCACAAGTTCACTCCAACCATCGGGCGCAGTCACGGCATCCATGCAGAGCCGGTCACTTTCGGACTGAAGCTCGCGCAAGCCTATGCCGAATTTGATCGATGCAAGACGCGTCTCGTCAATGCACGCGCCGAAATCGCGACTTGCGCGATCAGCGGAGCGGTAGGCACCTTTGCCAATATAGATCCTTCGGTTGAAGAATATGTCGCCGAGCAGCTGGGCCTGACACCGGAGCCAGTCTCGACGCAGATAATCCCGCGTGATCGCCATGCGATGTATTTCTCTACACTCGCTGTCGTCGCCAGTTCGATCGAGCGCCTTGCGGTCGAAGTGCGACATCTGCAACGCACCGAAGTTCTGGAAGCCGAGGAATACTTCGCGCCGGGACAAAAGGGCTCAAGCGCGATGCCGCACAAGCGTAATCCTATCCTTACAGAAAACCTGACCGGACAGGCCCGCATGATCCGCGGCTATGCCGTGCCTGCGCTGGAGAATGTCGCGCTTTGGCACGAGCGCGATATCTCGCACAGTTCGGTTGAGCGCTTTATTGGCCCGGATGCGACGATCACGCTCGATTTTGCTTTGGCTCGCCTGACAGGCGTGGTGGACAAGCTGCTGGTCTATCCGGAACGTATGCAGAAGAACCTCGATATGATGGGCGGTCTGGTTCATTCGCAGCGCGTGCTTTTGGCGCTGACGCAAGCGGGGATCACGCGCGACAATGCGTACCGCCTGGTTCAGCGCAACGCGATGAAGGTGTGGGAATCGGACGGCAAACTGTCGCTGCTCGAGCTTTTGAAAGCCGATGAGGAAGTCACCGCAGCGCTTTCGACCGAGGAACTCGAGGAAAAATTCAATCTGGATTACCACTTTAAGCACGTCGACACTGTCTTTGCTCGTGTGTTTGGCTCCTAG
- the pyrF gene encoding orotidine-5'-phosphate decarboxylase, whose product MSNPVYLALDLPQIEPAKALLNKVKSHIGGVKLGLEFFCAHGHHGVHEIAHATGLPIFLDLKLHDIPNTVAGAMQAIHVLEPVIVTIHASGGRAMMEDAKAAAADGCKVVAVTMLTSLDERDMTRTGIKGSPHDQVMRLAELAHDAGLDGIVCSGQEVGAVRKQWRDGFFVVPGLRPGGKATGDQKRVVTPRKARDDGASVLVIGRPISKADDPLEAARAIEATL is encoded by the coding sequence ATGAGCAACCCCGTCTACCTTGCCCTGGATTTGCCTCAGATTGAGCCGGCGAAGGCGCTGCTTAACAAGGTGAAATCCCATATTGGCGGAGTAAAGCTGGGCCTGGAATTCTTCTGCGCGCATGGCCATCACGGGGTACACGAAATCGCGCACGCCACCGGCCTGCCGATCTTCCTTGACCTGAAACTGCACGATATCCCGAACACCGTTGCCGGAGCGATGCAGGCGATCCATGTTCTGGAACCAGTGATTGTCACGATTCACGCCAGTGGCGGGCGCGCGATGATGGAAGATGCCAAGGCCGCAGCGGCTGACGGGTGCAAGGTGGTTGCGGTGACTATGCTCACCAGCCTTGATGAGCGCGACATGACCCGCACTGGCATTAAGGGTTCGCCGCATGATCAGGTTATGCGGCTGGCCGAACTCGCGCATGATGCCGGGCTCGATGGAATTGTCTGCTCAGGGCAAGAAGTGGGCGCGGTACGCAAGCAATGGAGAGACGGCTTCTTCGTCGTGCCCGGCCTTCGCCCCGGCGGAAAGGCCACGGGCGATCAGAAACGCGTGGTCACTCCGCGCAAGGCTCGAGATGATGGCGCCAGCGTGCTGGTGATTGGCCGCCCGATCAGCAAAGCGGATGACCCGCTGGAGGCCGCTCGCGCAATCGAAGCGACGCTTTAG